Proteins encoded by one window of Acetivibrio thermocellus ATCC 27405:
- a CDS encoding ABC transporter permease, which yields MEMEILKKVLKVVVSISVLIGIWQLAVLSGKYEPSLLPSPAKVLEGMAELIKDGTLLTHFRVSLARFFIGYLAAIVAGITLGLLLGWNKSVWSFIEPVVQVLRPVSPIAWFPFIVLWFGIGDTPAIVIIFIAGFFPILLSTVSGVGNVDAIYLKVADSFGIRQPQMLFKIILPAAFPLIANGLHLALGSAWVFLVAGEMVGAQSGLGYLIIDARNSLRSDLVLAGIIFIGALGLLLDRLIKLVETGIEKQWGISRRGRS from the coding sequence ATGGAAATGGAAATATTGAAGAAGGTATTGAAAGTTGTTGTAAGTATATCCGTACTCATAGGCATTTGGCAGCTGGCGGTACTGTCGGGAAAATACGAGCCGTCGCTTCTTCCTTCTCCCGCCAAAGTTCTTGAAGGAATGGCGGAATTGATAAAGGACGGAACGTTACTGACTCATTTCAGAGTAAGCCTTGCCCGGTTCTTTATCGGATATTTGGCTGCTATAGTTGCAGGAATAACTTTAGGACTTTTGCTTGGCTGGAATAAAAGCGTATGGTCCTTTATTGAGCCGGTGGTGCAGGTATTAAGGCCGGTTTCACCTATAGCATGGTTTCCTTTTATTGTTCTGTGGTTTGGAATAGGCGATACACCTGCGATTGTTATAATTTTTATAGCAGGATTTTTCCCTATTCTTCTTTCCACCGTTTCCGGGGTTGGAAACGTGGATGCGATTTATTTGAAAGTGGCTGACAGCTTTGGAATCCGGCAGCCTCAGATGCTTTTTAAAATTATTCTTCCGGCGGCCTTTCCGTTAATTGCAAACGGGCTTCATTTGGCTTTGGGATCAGCCTGGGTGTTCCTGGTGGCTGGAGAAATGGTAGGTGCCCAGTCCGGTTTGGGATATCTTATCATAGATGCGAGGAATTCTTTAAGGTCGGATTTGGTTTTGGCAGGAATAATATTCATCGGAGCTTTGGGGCTTTTGCTGGACAGACTCATAAAACTTGTTGAAACCGGCATTGAAAAACAGTGGGGAATATCCCGAAGGGGGAGAAGCTGA
- a CDS encoding carbohydrate-binding, CenC-like protein codes for MDFTASTTSVDIAVRLGYTNSKVTGTAWFDNITVEHLPKTVFTEDFENGLSSNWEIRSSKHGNSLATVTVESGTGVNNSKCLKISSLAQDEDVGCVKTLQLAPNSYYKLSALMKYENVTPGKSDGANICLYNNEGEDAIWIRTATATGTNTSWELVKLLFKTPDSGSVNIGLRLGFLNCETKGTVWFDNVKVEAVPSDYIYESEHIIACFETDDTQFATREGILNWLSELDKVYVLMKEFSGNRVPFDGKKMGILSSDSHSGGVGAYAGDPIMWFKSANDNPVAYQLKMTCEHGDLSFAILHEIGHNFNLGNTSWNWNDEMFANFRAYYAVEQLENLHLNNMGPMPVVYNYPNIRREGTELKDYYSERYNETMAQGEFHHDGLMYTLILAKEKIGWEPFLKTIQYLSSNDFSNKNDMEKFELFYSKLSEYSQQPISELISDEDMSLVRAYWNEHGSLFTR; via the coding sequence GTGGACTTTACAGCCTCCACAACCAGTGTTGATATTGCAGTGCGTCTGGGTTACACAAACAGCAAAGTGACCGGAACCGCATGGTTTGATAATATAACGGTGGAGCATTTGCCAAAAACCGTATTTACAGAAGATTTTGAAAACGGTCTTTCCTCCAATTGGGAAATAAGATCGTCAAAACATGGCAATTCTCTGGCAACCGTAACTGTCGAATCAGGCACAGGTGTAAACAACAGTAAATGTTTAAAAATAAGCTCATTAGCACAGGATGAAGATGTCGGATGCGTAAAAACCCTTCAACTTGCTCCAAACAGCTATTATAAACTTAGTGCCCTTATGAAGTACGAAAATGTAACTCCGGGTAAAAGTGACGGAGCCAATATTTGCCTCTATAACAATGAAGGTGAAGATGCAATATGGATTCGAACAGCCACAGCAACCGGAACAAATACTTCATGGGAATTAGTAAAACTGCTTTTCAAAACTCCGGATTCCGGCAGTGTGAACATTGGCTTGCGTTTAGGCTTTCTTAATTGCGAAACCAAAGGTACTGTGTGGTTTGACAATGTCAAGGTAGAAGCTGTACCTTCCGATTATATTTACGAATCAGAGCATATTATTGCTTGCTTTGAAACTGACGATACCCAGTTTGCGACAAGGGAAGGTATTCTTAACTGGTTGTCGGAGTTGGATAAAGTATATGTTTTGATGAAAGAATTCTCCGGAAACAGAGTGCCTTTTGACGGCAAAAAAATGGGAATATTATCATCAGACAGCCATTCAGGCGGTGTCGGCGCTTATGCGGGAGATCCCATAATGTGGTTTAAAAGCGCCAACGACAATCCTGTAGCTTATCAGTTAAAAATGACTTGTGAACACGGAGATTTATCTTTTGCAATTTTGCATGAGATAGGACATAATTTCAATCTCGGAAATACCAGTTGGAACTGGAATGACGAAATGTTTGCCAATTTCAGGGCATATTATGCAGTTGAACAGCTGGAAAACTTGCACTTGAACAATATGGGCCCAATGCCTGTCGTTTACAACTATCCTAATATACGTCGGGAAGGTACTGAGCTTAAAGATTACTATTCTGAGAGGTATAACGAAACCATGGCACAAGGAGAATTTCATCATGACGGATTAATGTACACACTCATTCTAGCTAAAGAAAAAATAGGCTGGGAGCCCTTCCTTAAAACCATACAATACTTGTCAAGCAACGATTTCAGCAACAAAAACGACATGGAAAAATTTGAACTCTTTTATTCCAAACTGTCTGAATATTCACAACAGCCAATAAGCGAATTAATATCCGACGAGGACATGTCACTCGTCAGGGCATACTGGAATGAGCACGGTTCGTTATTTACGCGTTAA
- a CDS encoding glycoside hydrolase family 5 protein encodes MVSFKAGINLGGWISQYQVFSKEHFDTFITEKDIETIAEAGFDHVRLPFDYPIIESDDNVGEYKEDGLSYIDRCLEWCKKYNLGLVLDMHHAPGYRFQDFKTSTLFEDPNQQKRFVDIWRFLAKRYINEREHIAFELLNEVVEPDSTRWNKLMLECVKAIREIDSTRWLYIGGNNYNSPDELKNLADIDDDYIVYNFHFYNPFFFTHQKAHWSESAMAYNRTVKYPGQYEGIEEFVKNNPKYSFMMELNNLKLNKELLRKDLKPAIEFREKKKCKLYCGEFGVIAIADLESRIKWHEDYISLLEEYDIGGAVWNYKKMDFEIYNEDRKPVSQELVNILARRKT; translated from the coding sequence ATGGTGAGTTTTAAAGCAGGTATAAATTTAGGCGGATGGATATCACAATATCAAGTTTTCAGCAAAGAGCATTTCGATACATTCATTACGGAGAAGGACATTGAAACTATTGCAGAAGCAGGGTTTGACCATGTCAGACTGCCTTTTGATTATCCAATTATCGAGTCTGATGACAATGTGGGAGAATATAAAGAAGATGGGCTTTCTTATATTGACCGGTGCCTTGAGTGGTGTAAAAAATACAATTTGGGGCTTGTGTTGGATATGCATCACGCTCCCGGGTACCGCTTTCAAGATTTTAAGACAAGCACCTTGTTTGAAGATCCGAACCAGCAAAAGAGATTTGTTGACATATGGAGATTTTTAGCCAAGCGTTACATAAATGAACGGGAACATATTGCCTTTGAACTGTTAAATGAAGTTGTTGAGCCTGACAGTACCCGCTGGAACAAGTTGATGCTTGAGTGTGTAAAAGCAATCAGGGAAATTGATTCCACCAGGTGGCTTTACATTGGGGGCAATAACTATAACAGTCCTGATGAGCTTAAAAACCTTGCAGATATTGATGATGATTACATAGTTTACAATTTCCATTTTTACAATCCTTTTTTCTTTACGCATCAGAAAGCCCACTGGTCGGAAAGTGCCATGGCGTACAACAGGACTGTAAAATATCCGGGACAATATGAGGGAATTGAAGAGTTTGTGAAAAATAATCCTAAGTACAGTTTTATGATGGAATTGAATAACCTGAAGCTGAATAAAGAGCTTTTGCGCAAAGATTTAAAACCAGCAATTGAGTTCAGGGAAAAGAAAAAATGCAAACTATATTGCGGGGAGTTTGGCGTAATTGCCATTGCTGACCTGGAGTCCAGGATAAAATGGCATGAAGATTATATAAGTCTTCTAGAGGAGTATGATATCGGCGGCGCGGTGTGGAACTACAAAAAAATGGATTTTGAAATTTATAATGAGGATAGAAAACCTGTCTCGCAAGAATTGGTAAATATACTGGCGAGAAGAAAAACTTGA
- a CDS encoding ABC transporter substrate-binding protein, translated as MKRKAAIFILLVLIILSLAGCSNGDRAAGTANNGTNANTEVKTVKIAYLPITHALPLYVENELANENFKNFKLELVKFGSWTELVDALNSGKVDGASMLIELAMKAKEQGIDLKAVALGHRDGNVVVVSKDINKVEDLKGKSFAIPSKLSTHNILLHIMLKNHGLAYNDVNVVELPPPEMAAALAEGRISGYCVAEPFGAKSVAVDKGKTLFESQDLWEGSVCCGLVLRNDFIKNNEAIAEEFIKEYIKAGEKAEAKDETIRDIATKYLKAEEQVLDLSLKWISYENLKLEEKDYNELAEYMVEMGLSENPPKYDEFVDNTFIGKVK; from the coding sequence ATGAAAAGAAAAGCGGCAATTTTCATATTACTGGTTTTGATTATATTAAGCTTGGCAGGCTGCAGTAATGGAGACAGGGCGGCCGGAACGGCAAATAACGGGACAAATGCCAATACGGAAGTCAAAACGGTAAAAATTGCTTATCTGCCTATTACCCATGCTCTTCCGCTTTATGTGGAAAATGAACTTGCAAATGAAAACTTTAAAAATTTTAAACTGGAGCTTGTAAAGTTTGGTTCGTGGACGGAACTGGTGGATGCTTTGAATTCAGGAAAAGTGGACGGTGCGTCCATGCTTATAGAACTTGCAATGAAAGCAAAGGAGCAGGGGATTGATTTAAAAGCGGTTGCCTTGGGTCACAGAGACGGAAATGTGGTGGTGGTATCCAAGGATATCAATAAAGTTGAAGATTTGAAAGGAAAAAGCTTTGCCATACCAAGCAAGCTTTCAACTCATAATATTCTCTTACATATTATGCTGAAAAACCATGGCCTTGCATATAACGATGTAAATGTTGTTGAGCTTCCACCGCCGGAAATGGCGGCCGCTCTTGCGGAAGGCAGGATATCCGGCTATTGTGTGGCTGAGCCTTTTGGAGCAAAATCGGTGGCAGTGGATAAAGGTAAGACCTTGTTTGAGTCCCAGGATTTGTGGGAAGGTTCTGTGTGCTGCGGATTGGTTCTTAGAAATGATTTTATCAAAAATAACGAGGCTATAGCGGAGGAATTTATCAAAGAATACATAAAAGCAGGGGAAAAAGCTGAAGCAAAAGATGAGACAATCCGGGATATTGCCACAAAATATCTAAAAGCGGAGGAACAAGTGCTGGATTTGTCTCTTAAATGGATTTCCTATGAAAACTTGAAACTTGAAGAAAAGGATTACAATGAGCTTGCAGAATACATGGTGGAAATGGGACTTTCCGAAAATCCTCCGAAGTACGACGAGTTTGTGGATAATACATTTATAGGTAAAGTGAAGTGA
- a CDS encoding ABC transporter ATP-binding protein, with product MYISIEGVSREYFFKGKRTVSLENVNLEIEKGEFICLLGPSGCGKSTLLNLIAGFDRPTAGTVKVNGEVVTKPSTDRITLFQNYGLLPWRNVLRNVELGLESKNIDKKKRRQIAEEYIELVGLSAYKKHHPSQLSGGMQQRVALARALAVDPEILLMDEPLGALDAMTRMSMQDEIERLWQEKKKTIIFVTHDIEEAVFLADRIVIMTPSPGKVKSIIKVPLARKRDRTGSDFLKVRDRVFAEFELKPRDMTEYYL from the coding sequence ATGTATATTTCTATTGAGGGAGTATCACGGGAATACTTTTTTAAAGGCAAAAGGACGGTATCCCTTGAGAATGTGAATCTGGAAATAGAAAAAGGCGAATTTATTTGCCTCCTGGGACCCAGCGGATGCGGAAAGTCAACATTGCTCAACCTGATTGCCGGTTTTGACAGGCCCACCGCAGGCACTGTTAAAGTAAACGGAGAAGTTGTTACAAAGCCGTCTACGGATAGAATCACCTTATTTCAGAACTATGGGCTGCTTCCGTGGAGAAATGTTCTTCGGAATGTTGAGCTTGGGCTGGAGAGCAAGAATATAGACAAGAAGAAGAGAAGGCAGATTGCCGAAGAGTATATTGAACTGGTCGGTCTTTCCGCATACAAAAAGCATCATCCGTCCCAGCTTTCTGGAGGAATGCAGCAAAGGGTGGCCCTGGCGAGGGCTTTGGCAGTGGACCCGGAGATACTTCTTATGGATGAACCGCTTGGAGCCCTCGATGCAATGACTCGCATGAGCATGCAGGATGAGATAGAAAGGCTTTGGCAGGAAAAGAAAAAGACGATAATCTTTGTAACCCATGATATAGAAGAGGCGGTCTTCTTGGCGGACAGAATTGTGATAATGACTCCAAGCCCGGGAAAAGTTAAGAGTATTATTAAGGTGCCTTTGGCAAGGAAAAGGGACAGAACCGGAAGCGACTTCTTAAAAGTAAGGGACAGAGTTTTTGCTGAATTTGAGCTAAAACCCAGAGATATGACGGAATATTATTTGTAA
- a CDS encoding substrate-binding domain-containing protein: MTSEEIAKLCGVSRATVSRVINNSPNVKEETRQKILAVIKEKNYVPIAPARRLAGIDSNIIGLFVLDIDISESKSRVSESTYFSRLINLIIDQANNFGFQVLVSIITSQKQLSEIRNLFMSRTIFSGIFIGAFNDEIQLDDDIIMQHPTIIIDRQSERMVKKPNRLVVNLDNFEGAYNATQFLIKLGHTRIGHISGDLRKLSGIERYEGYKKALEDAGLGFDKNLVREGNFLDDSGYRLAREILKENVTAIFCANDVMAISAIKAIKETGLSVPDDISVIGFDNTAIGNYIMPALTTVNAPLEHIAEACIESLKYFCEHKHFKQKEIRVKTDLIIRDSTKRALEF; encoded by the coding sequence ATGACCAGTGAAGAAATAGCAAAATTATGTGGTGTTTCCAGAGCCACGGTATCCAGGGTTATTAACAACAGTCCCAACGTAAAAGAGGAAACGCGGCAAAAGATTCTGGCAGTGATAAAAGAAAAAAATTATGTTCCGATAGCGCCGGCACGGCGTTTGGCCGGGATAGACAGCAATATAATTGGCCTGTTTGTTTTGGATATTGACATATCTGAGTCAAAGTCAAGGGTCTCGGAAAGTACATACTTTTCACGGCTGATAAATCTGATAATAGACCAGGCAAACAATTTTGGCTTTCAAGTATTGGTGTCAATTATAACTTCACAGAAACAGCTGAGTGAAATTAGAAATCTCTTCATGAGCAGAACCATTTTCAGCGGCATTTTTATCGGTGCGTTCAATGATGAAATCCAACTTGATGATGATATTATAATGCAACATCCCACAATTATTATTGACCGCCAATCAGAAAGGATGGTGAAAAAGCCAAACAGATTGGTTGTAAACCTGGACAACTTTGAGGGTGCTTATAATGCGACACAGTTTTTGATTAAATTGGGGCATACCAGAATTGGGCACATATCCGGGGACCTTAGAAAACTTTCGGGCATAGAACGCTATGAAGGATACAAAAAAGCATTGGAAGATGCAGGATTAGGTTTTGACAAAAATTTGGTTCGTGAAGGGAACTTCCTTGATGACAGCGGCTATAGGCTTGCACGTGAGATATTAAAAGAGAACGTGACGGCTATTTTCTGTGCCAATGATGTAATGGCAATTAGTGCAATTAAAGCCATAAAAGAAACGGGTTTGAGTGTACCGGATGATATATCTGTAATAGGCTTTGATAATACAGCAATCGGAAATTATATCATGCCTGCATTGACAACTGTGAACGCGCCGTTGGAGCATATTGCAGAAGCATGTATTGAGTCATTGAAATACTTTTGCGAGCACAAACATTTTAAACAAAAGGAAATCAGGGTTAAAACCGATTTGATAATCCGGGATTCAACCAAGAGGGCTTTGGAATTCTGA